In one window of Thermodesulfovibrionales bacterium DNA:
- a CDS encoding PilZ domain-containing protein, whose product MEDSRHHKMFTVEGVILAATDVEIVNMSTGGVSLLACGRLDIGKEYTLKIEEKGSTCILKGTVVWSILSGSKKSPTGDIVPIYKAGLKFIDVKPEEREKILLFIERHRKSPEQRVVVRFDVRSPEKAVLNSALNCKVKNVSRGGVLLETERPFRVDDTFSMCLVIGGNRDITFLGRIASCIRNTEAETELYDVGIAFLEMSASSRKTLEDFIGLQ is encoded by the coding sequence ATGGAAGACAGCAGGCATCATAAGATGTTCACGGTAGAGGGTGTCATCCTCGCCGCTACTGATGTGGAGATCGTTAATATGAGCACGGGAGGCGTTTCCCTCCTTGCCTGCGGAAGGCTCGATATCGGCAAGGAATATACGCTAAAGATCGAGGAGAAGGGGAGCACCTGCATTCTTAAGGGGACGGTCGTCTGGTCCATCCTCAGCGGGAGTAAGAAGAGTCCGACGGGCGACATCGTGCCTATTTATAAGGCAGGACTGAAATTTATAGATGTGAAGCCAGAAGAGAGGGAAAAAATTCTTCTTTTCATCGAGCGACATAGGAAATCTCCTGAGCAGAGGGTAGTCGTGAGGTTCGATGTCAGATCTCCCGAGAAGGCTGTCCTGAATAGTGCTCTGAACTGTAAGGTAAAGAATGTCAGCCGGGGCGGTGTACTCCTCGAAACCGAGCGGCCCTTTCGTGTCGATGATACCTTCTCGATGTGCCTGGTCATTGGCGGAAACAGGGACATCACCTTTCTCGGGAGGATCGCCTCATGTATAAGAAACACGGAGGCCGAAACCGAACTCTATGATGTCGGGATAGCGTTTCTCGAAATGTCCGCGAGCTCCCGGAAGACGCTGGAAGACTTTATCGGCCTCCAGTAA